One Aegilops tauschii subsp. strangulata cultivar AL8/78 chromosome 7, Aet v6.0, whole genome shotgun sequence genomic window carries:
- the LOC109780125 gene encoding 26.2 kDa heat shock protein, mitochondrial-like, whose protein sequence is MASAVVCKGEGAGPASLLKSGAPVAFCPLRSPAITAARRPYNTQVKEVSSYDDDDYSGRDLVIPSFFSQDVLDPLGAPTSMARLLSLMEDLASQIGGLSSTAGAGTSRLARWVAKEDDDAVYLKVPMPGLTKEHVEVRADKNILVIKGEGEKQPWDDDDDSAVPRYNRRIEMPAADAYKMDKIKAEMKNGVLWVTLLKLKEEERKDVFHVKVE, encoded by the exons ATGGCCTCCGCCGTCGTTTGCAAGGGCGAGGGTGCCGGGCCGGCCAGCCTCCTCAAGTCCGGTGCTCCCGTGGCCTTCTGCCCTCTCCGCTCCCCCGCCATcactgccgcccgccgcccgtaCAACACCCAGGTCAAGGAGGTCAGCAGCTACGACGACGACGACTACAGCGGCCGCGACCTCGTCATCCCCAGCTTCTTCTCGCAGG ACGTGCTCGACCCGCTCGGCGCGCCGACCAGCATGGCCCGTCTGCTGTCTCTCATGGAGGACCTCGCATCTCAGATCGGCGGCCTCTCCTCCACTGCTGGGGCTGGGACGTCGCGGCTCGCACGCTGGGTGGCCAAGGAGGACGACGACGCGGTGTACCTCAAGGTGCCGATGCCGGGGCTGACCAAGGAGCACGTGGAGGTGCGCGCGGACAAGAACATCCTGGTGATCAAGGGCGAGGGCGAGAAGCAGCCCtgggacgacgacgacgactccGCGGTGCCGAGGTACAACCGCCGCATCGAGATGCCCGCTGCTGACGCGTACAAGATGGACAAGATCAAGGCCGAGATGAAGAATGGCGTGCTCTGGGTCACCCTGCTCAAGCTCAAGGAGGAGGAGCGCAAGGACGTCTTCCACGTCAAGGTCGAGTAG